The DNA window attcacaattaatgtaattttggtaatgcttaataaaaaggtttcatttctttaacatttagttaatgcattaggtatcatgaataaacaatgaacaatacatttttatagccTTTCACagtgcattaatgtgcattaactaatacaacttttgattttaaaaatgtattagtatatgttgtaactaacatttaagatcattagttcatgttaactacagtaatgttaaataatgttaacaaatgaaacctttttgtaaagtgttaccgtaattttactgtgtggggcctaaacatataactgcagcatataacttgcaataGTGTggcaaaggtgtttttttttttttttttttttttttaagaaaaggtggtaaaacaatattatgctacaaatactgttgattgaacttaacttgtattgaacccggaatattcgtTTCAGTTTTAAAAACGGCTGCTTACCTCCCTCCTTTCAGCAGCCTTGCtctaaaactttttgtttttaaaatttttgtcATGACTAGTCTCAGCTCAGTTTCTATTCCAGACCTGTACACCATTATCCATATGATTTTCCATTCCTTGTGTATTTATGTAATAATATTGAATATGTATATTAGCAACAATGGACAGTATAGGGGACCACATCAATattgaacgtttttttttttttttttttttttttttatcgacaTAGGTCTGATTTAGCCAGTATTGAATGCAGATAATATCAGTTCCAATTTTTATACAGTTTAAACAGTTTACTGTTTTTCACCAGATTTCAAAAGTACTCAACCGATAGAAATCTTTTGTTATTGTACATTGCTTTGAAACTTGACGTAATTTGCAGAATGTTCAATTCCATATTGGAGCTTTAGTTTGATTGTGTtccttaaaacaaaaaaagtatagatttataaaattttaatttataaaatcatATCGATTATTTTTATCGACCATAACAAAAAATCAGTCAACTATATTGGTATCGGGCAAAGTTTAGtctttggtgcatccctaatatgtATGTACATCTCTTTCAGAGCCAGCAGAAATGAGCGGACCTGACCTAGCAAAGATGCCAGGGGGTGGGGCTCCAGGTAATGAGGAAAAGAACCCAGTAGTTAATGGGCATGCAGAGAATGATTCCAACACCTTTGCAGAGTACATGTGGATGGAGAACGAGGAGGAGTACAACCGGCAGGTCTGTACAAACACCcaataacaacataaaaacaaacacacaaattctGCTGTTGATCAAGTTGGGTTTCATATTTTGGTTAAGGTGTGTGTTAGTATCGGCTCATAATGCTCATAGTTTAAAGGTGTGCACTCTATGACTGAGGCATATTGAATTGAAGATTGTAAGGCTTGACATCTTTTAACCACCCTCCTCAACATGGAAACCACTGGAAGTGAACTCTCATACCTTACTGCCAATCCTCTTTATCTTCCAGGTGGAGGAGGAATTGCTTGAGCAGGATTTTTTGGAGCGCTGTTTCCAAGAGATGTTGGATGAGGAGGATCAGGATTGGTTTATTCCTGAGAGAGACCTCCCCTCAGTGGGACAGATACAGCAACAGCTCAACGGACTTTCTGTCAGTGATGGAAATGCAGAGGAAATCTTGGTAAACTTGAAATCCTCATGTAGATTCAGCATATAGAATAATAATATGaactaaaattaaaacaaattgatTTTGTGGCTTATAGTCTATATGCTAGTGCACTCTTAAATGTCagatatacaaaaaaaatatttatatattttttagatataAAAATCATAAGTTAATAATTAAACAGCCTCCTATTTGGACATATTGGCCTGGGGATGACTGGGCTTCTCATTCAAAACCAATACCCTCATGTGGTCTTTAATTCAGAATGTTTGCAGCTTTTTCCTCCACTATCTTCGTCATCAACTAAAGCTAGCATCGCACTAGCCGACTCCAAACAACTCTGATTTGGCAGAGGGTGTTACACTTACCGACTGTTTTGCGGAGATCTCGCAGTCTTCTGTCGGAGGTATGTCACACTTGCCGATtcagaatggtggaggggtgacagactTAAGGATTCTCCCCTACTCgttctctctgattccctgtcatgtCGTGCTTGCCGAAATAACGACAAGAGAaccacatgaacaaacaattgtaACAGAGTGATTTAGGATacgattcatggagtaacttcaACTTTTGAaagtgtatttatcccctcaaggCTTGCTGTAGAATGTGTATGTCCATATGCATCTTTCAGTGAGTAAAGGATTTATGTTCTAAAAAAACAGACAGTTCTGCCTACGCTTTCTGATTTTATTAGTGATTTTAGTGTTGGAGAACCCCAGAAAaacacttggtgacagaatcactatggattacagtcggcgtttgtgatgatatgcagttGAGTGCGATCGctgatgaaaatgttcagatcagttcttcagtaaaagaagcagctcattggtcacttgatgagACCACCTCgatttttttctgtcatgtttaatgTGCTTTTCCAGTTCTCAGAGCTATTAACTCAGCCGGGCATCCCCACAGTCAAGGGATTAAGGACCTCCTCCTGGCAGATGCTAATGCGCGCTCCGCATCTCACCTACTGGTTACGTCTGAAAAACGTTGGAAAAAATCGGCTAGTGTGATGCCGGCTTACTTGGCTAAAAGTCTGTTCAATGTCTTGACATTTAAACCtggcaaaataaaacaaatgttaggCAGTACATGATGTCAAATAGCTTACATTTGATGTCCTCTCTGTTTCTCCCCAGCGGAAGAGCATCTTGAACCCTGAGGCCAAGGAGTTTGTGCCAGGGGTGAAATACTAGGGATTGTCCTCGCCCTCTGGAGATGTCCTTTCTCGCACACGCATACATTGATCATATACCCAGAGACTGTTGTGGCCATTTTTAGAATGGTCATATAAatgcactctcacacacatgcacacacacttttgAAAGGGCAGAAATCCAGAGGCGGTTGACTTTTGGCGGGAGGGGGAGGTGATTGTCTAAGCTTTATATTTCTGTTATATATATAAACCAAGGGTATTCTGTTCAAACAAGGCCTCTAGGAGGTGCTGTGATAAGCTAATATCATACTCATtacaaagctgttttatttttctctaccCTTACTGAAAAGGGCTGTTCTTGTCTGCTTTCATTGTTTCACAGTTTGTGCCTGATCAGGTCTTTgctttctctccccttttctttttttttttttttctttttcttttgttattgGTCTTTTGTAGAGGGAGGTTTTGATGTATCTATGTTCACACTCCTTAGTTTCAAGGGGTGTGGCCATAAGTTATTGGGGTGTGGCTGGCTGTGGGGGGGGGGAGGCCTCTTGGTATGGGTTGGATACAAAGGAAAGGATGTTTGGGAATTCACATGAATTCAATTTTTGATTTTGAATTGAAATCGTTACACGCAGGAgtgaatttcattaaaaaaaatggaatataaaaaaaaggcaaataaagatgtttaaaaaaaaagttgctacCCAATTTGACTGCCTCTTGTGTTTGATGCCACAAAATGTATAAAAGCTCTGTACTTTCTGAAGTAAAATGTGTACTTAATCTTAGTTTCAATTATTCACACATTTAACATGATTAACATTACTggtaaaattaataatttaatgtaaCGTATGCAGTGTTCATTTTGACAGttatttgttttagtcatagtttttttcatatttagtcaatatttttcataatttcatagtcattaattttagtcaatgaaaataatCTTTTAGTTAATGATGATGTGCcaatgtgtcaaactgtaacagaccaaactttaatcaaatattcaacaaaaaaaattattcatttaaacatgtatcaaacataaaaGGTTGGCTACatccaaaatactgtatatctctCCTTACTAAAATGATAACATAGAATGAATACACAGAAGTATTAGCTACACTCTATAAGTTAGCCCACTGTATTATGAattattcataatttataaaTTTTCTGTGTTtagccagtttaggatattgcaatacgttgagtgtgtgtgttttttaaaaaaaattttgttttttttttaacagaaactgcatattcacaatgcaagttacgctTATTGTGACTAAAGCATTCATCGGTTCACCGGTTCATtcacttcattgtctgtgcagatgcaagttgtaatattgcatatacactgatgagccaaaacattgtccactcacaggtgaagtgaataataatgatcatctcctaacaaggccacaggGCAAGGTCTGTGTAGATtggatggtaagcgaacaatcggttctcgtagtcaatgtgttgaatacaggagaaatggacagaagtaaagacctgagcgactttgacaaggactAAATTGTTacggccagacgactgggtcagagcatctttgAAAGGGCAAGGCTtttggggtgctcccagtcagaagtggtgagtacctaccgacagtggtccaaggagggacaaaccacaaaccggcgacagggtgttgggcgcccaagcgtgagggcaacgaaggctatcccgtctggtccgaactgacagaaggtctactgtggcacaagtcgcagaaaattttaatgatggttatgggaggaatgtcacaacacagtgcattgcaccctgctgcccCAGACAAGTCAGTGCCCAGGATGaccccctgtccaccgtcgaaagcacctacaatggtcACGCGAGCTtcggaactggaccatggagcagcagtggaagaaggtcacctggtcagatgagtcctgttttcttttacatcacgtagatggccgtgtacgtgtgctccgtttacctggggaagtgatggcaccaggatgcactgtgagaGGACGAGAAGCCTGTGGAGGGAGtgtaatgctctgggcaatgttctgggCAAACTGAcgtccattcatgtggacgtcaatttgaacctacctaaacatcgttgcataCCAGGTACagcccttcatggcaatggtattctctgatggcagtggcctctttcagtaggaTATTGCGCCCTCTCACACAGCACACATTGTtcagaaatggtttgaggaatatgatgatgagttcaaggtgttgccctgacctccaaaattccccagatctcaatctgattgagcatctgtgggatgtgctagaccaacaagtctgatccacggcagctccatctcgcaacttacagacttgaaggatctgctgctaatgtcttggtgctagataccaaaggacaccttcaggagtcttgtagagtccatgcatcAGCCGGTCagtactgttttggtggcatgcggaggaccaaaATCATATTAgccaggtggtcataatgttttagctcatcagtgtatgttgtGTTTATAGTGATTTATCTCATGTGTAAATAGtctgagtgaggtaattaacccgttttaaagcagttaattttttttcattgttcagTGCACTCCTCTCATGCAGCAGAAGTGGGGAAATCCTCAACATACTGGATTATTAgattagatgaatccatatctaatatcttcttctataaacAGTTGCCAAAGATACAATactcaatacaaatacaattcaATACTTCTTGCCATGTCAAAAGACCCCTCAGATCAAAACCAGGTCAAAATTGTTACTCTTACCTACACCTCTATTATCAGAGAAGTTGCCGAACATTATCCCCCATGCCTCTTTTCTCTGCATTTCTCTGACAGAAAAATAGTAGGCACTCCACAGTGTACTGGAATTTTCTTTATCAGAAATTTGAGATCTTGGACACATTTTCAAATTTGTATCAAATATGAGCTAAAACTAGTGTCAAAAGATCTTTTCTGTTTGTAACAAAGATTTATGCACTTGTACAATAAACTGCTGCTTGTTCTTTTAACTGGCAGCACTTGAACTGAAAATGGATCAACACGTCATCTTGTCAAGGGAAAGTGCTGTACAACATAACGCAATCTCATTGTAAGACCTAATTCTCAGTAAATATGTCGAAAGGTTATACAAGTACACGATAGCTCACCTGCTGCTCCCTATCCAATCATCTATCCAATCCAATCATAATCATCACAGTGTTCTGATCCACCCTGCGGCACTTGCCCATCTTTATTTTATGGGCACTAAATGaatgaaaagaaaaactgaaTTGTAACTGGAGCATGAATCATGGATCTTTGAATTAATTTAATCACCAACGTTCATTACTGTTAGTTCACTGTGTGATCTTAAAATGGCCAgcttattttgtgataaaatacAGGGAATTAATTGTTTTTGTCTCTTCTACAGTAGACAAAAATGGATGAGCAAATTTTGTGATGCATTACTTTTTTTTGGTATGGGTGGATTTGCAATGTTATATTAAGATTTTTCTTGTCTCTaatgttgcatacatttttggtgCTCATCAGAGTtaaactgtaaaccctaataagtcataatttaagttaatagaactttaAGGTTTTGATATTTGTACTACAcattgctcttaacttgaaatattgagtaagctaactcatacattttaatggtactttaaattgaactctttggctaAACTTAAAATAACCATGTAACCAACTTAAATGTTTAAAGTAGAGAGAACCTAATTAGCTAGTACTAGTTAGAActagtacagtgaatgctagcatgctgatTGCATGCTTATTGGAAAAACTGTGCTTTGATTAGCATAATAATTGCGCAACGAGTAAAGCAATATACTGTAGAACAATCTTAAAATTGTTCCTGTCCTCAagctaagctcaagctccactata is part of the Myxocyprinus asiaticus isolate MX2 ecotype Aquarium Trade chromosome 2, UBuf_Myxa_2, whole genome shotgun sequence genome and encodes:
- the LOC127412564 gene encoding polyadenylate-binding protein-interacting protein 2B-like gives rise to the protein MPEPAEMSGPDLAKMPGGGAPGNEEKNPVVNGHAENDSNTFAEYMWMENEEEYNRQVEEELLEQDFLERCFQEMLDEEDQDWFIPERDLPSVGQIQQQLNGLSVSDGNAEEILRKSILNPEAKEFVPGVKY